GCTACGGCCTCGCCGCGATCGGCCCCGGCATCGGTGTCGGCATCGTGTTCGGCATGGGCGTGCAGGCGATGGCCCGACAGCCCGAGGCCGCGGGCATGCTCCGCGTCTACATGTTCATCGGCTTCGCGCTGAGCGAGGCGCTGGCACTGATCGGCATCGTCATGCCGTTCGTGTACCCGTTCCCCGCGTGATCGATCGAGCCGAGAGTTAGGGGAGAGACGCGATGACGTCGATTCTCGCCGCCGAGCCGGGTGGCAACCCGCTGATCCCGCCGATCGGCGAGCTGATCATCGGCACGATCTGCTTCCTGGCGCTCTTCGGGCTGCTCGCGAAGATGGCCTACCCGGGCATCAAGAAGACGCTCGAGGAACGCACCAACGCGATCGAGGGCGGCATCGAGCGGGCGGAGAAGGCCCAGGCCGAGGCGCAGGAGACGCTGGAGAAGTACCGCCAGCAGCTCTCCGAGGCCCGCCAGGAGGCCGCGCAGATCCGCGAGAAGGCACACGCCGACGGCAAGGCGATCGTCGACGAGGCCAGGGAGAGCGCCCGCACCGAGGCCCAGCGCATCGTCGAGGGTGCCAGGGCGCAGATGGACGCCGACCGCCAGCAGGTGGTCGCGCAGCTGCGCCAGGAGGTCGGTCGGATGTCCGCCGATCTCGCCGGTCGCATCGTGGGCGAGTCGCTGGAGGACGAGGCCAGGCAGCGGCGCATCGTCGACCGCTTCCTGGAGGAGCTCGAGCAGGAGAAGGTGTGAGCGGAACCGCAAGCGTGGGAGGGCGCGCATGACTAGCGGGGCAGAGGTAGGCGGCGCGAGTCGCGCCTCGCGTGTCGCGGTCGAGCGCGCGCTCGGCGAGGTGGCGGACGACTCGTCCGCGGACCTCGCGGCGGTGGGCGACGAGCTGCTGGCGGTCGTCCGGCTGCTCGACTCCGAGCACGGCCTGCGCCGCACGCTGAGCGACGCGACGTCCTCGGCGGACGGCAGGCGCGAGATGGTCGGTGCGCTGCTCGACGGCAAGGTGTCCGCGGCGACGCTGCGGATTGTCCAGGCGGCGGTGTCCGAGCGGTGGGCGCGTGCGGGCGACCTGGCCGACGCCCTGGAGCGCGCCGCGGTGTTCGCCCTGGTCGGCTCCGTCGACCGCGACGGCAGCGACGTCGCGATCGAGGACGAGCTATTCCGGTTCGCCAGGATCGTCGACGGCACGGCCGGCCTGCGGCGCGCGCTGTCCGACGCCGCCGCGCCGGCCGACAGCAAGCGGGCCCTGGTCCGCGACCTGCTCGGCGACCAGGTGAGCGGGGTGACCGCGCGCCTCGCCGACGAGGCGGCGACGCACCTGCGCGGCCGCTCGGTCGAGGGCGCCCTGCAGGGATACGCGCGCATGGTCGCGGCGAGGCGTCGCGAGCTGATCGCGCACGTCGTGACCGCCGTGGCGCTCTCCGACGAGCACCGCGAGCGGCTCGCGACGACGCTCGCACGGCAGTACGGCCGGCAGGTGCACCTCGACATCGAGGTCGACCCCGGCATCGGCGGTGGCATTCGCGTCCAGGTGGGCGACGATCTCATCGACGGCACGGTCAACTCACGACTGGCCGACGCGCGGCGTCGGCTGGCCGGCTGACACGCACGAACGATCGAAGGAAGCGAGAGATGGCGGAGCTGACCATTCGCCCGGAGGAGATCCGGGATGCGCTGCAGCGTTTCGTCCAGTCGTACGAGCCCGAGGCGGCGTCGCGAGAAGAGGTCGGCACGGTCATCTTCTGTGGCGACGGCATCGCGCGCGTCGAGGGGCTCCCGTCGGCGATGGCGAACGAGCTGCTGGAGTTCGAGGACGGCACCCGCGGCCTCGCGCTCGACCTCGACGTACGCGACATCGGTGTCATCGTGCTCGGTGAGTACGGCGGCATCGAGGAGGGCCAGCAGGTCCGCCGCACCGGCGAGGTGCTGAGCGTCCCCGTCGGCGACGCATACCTCGGCCGGGTCGTCGACGCGCTGG
The sequence above is a segment of the Streptosporangiales bacterium genome. Coding sequences within it:
- the atpE gene encoding ATP synthase F0 subunit C, coding for MELAEIVGNLGSIGYGLAAIGPGIGVGIVFGMGVQAMARQPEAAGMLRVYMFIGFALSEALALIGIVMPFVYPFPA
- a CDS encoding F0F1 ATP synthase subunit B, with product MTSILAAEPGGNPLIPPIGELIIGTICFLALFGLLAKMAYPGIKKTLEERTNAIEGGIERAEKAQAEAQETLEKYRQQLSEARQEAAQIREKAHADGKAIVDEARESARTEAQRIVEGARAQMDADRQQVVAQLRQEVGRMSADLAGRIVGESLEDEARQRRIVDRFLEELEQEKV
- a CDS encoding F0F1 ATP synthase subunit delta, with the protein product MTSGAEVGGASRASRVAVERALGEVADDSSADLAAVGDELLAVVRLLDSEHGLRRTLSDATSSADGRREMVGALLDGKVSAATLRIVQAAVSERWARAGDLADALERAAVFALVGSVDRDGSDVAIEDELFRFARIVDGTAGLRRALSDAAAPADSKRALVRDLLGDQVSGVTARLADEAATHLRGRSVEGALQGYARMVAARRRELIAHVVTAVALSDEHRERLATTLARQYGRQVHLDIEVDPGIGGGIRVQVGDDLIDGTVNSRLADARRRLAG